A stretch of Candidatus Binatia bacterium DNA encodes these proteins:
- a CDS encoding exodeoxyribonuclease III, whose amino-acid sequence MRVVTWNINGLNARQAYIEHWLAARQPDLVGLQELKMMDEKFPHLAFEAAGYKAVTHGQKSWNGVAVLAREDVEVVARGLPGQEDFGARFLHIRSGDLDFLTVYCPNGKHLGHDDYPRKLAWYDTLADHLAATLDPTKPAILGGDFNICPTPLDSWNEDAHAGEIFHTDEERARLRRLADWGFTDIYRDRHPDTQAFSWWDYRGGAFHKKQGLRIDFLLATRPALDRVTSVEIDRDYRKKQDGLSASDHAPVIADLD is encoded by the coding sequence ATGCGCGTCGTCACCTGGAACATCAACGGGCTGAACGCCCGCCAAGCCTACATCGAGCATTGGCTCGCAGCGCGCCAACCCGACCTGGTCGGCCTGCAAGAGCTGAAGATGATGGACGAGAAGTTCCCTCACCTCGCGTTCGAAGCCGCCGGCTACAAGGCGGTCACGCACGGCCAGAAGAGCTGGAACGGTGTCGCCGTGCTCGCGCGGGAGGACGTCGAAGTCGTCGCCCGCGGCCTCCCGGGCCAGGAAGACTTCGGCGCACGGTTCCTGCACATCCGCTCCGGCGATCTGGACTTCCTCACCGTGTACTGCCCGAATGGAAAGCACCTCGGGCACGACGACTATCCGCGCAAGCTAGCCTGGTACGACACGCTGGCCGATCACCTCGCCGCGACGCTCGATCCGACCAAGCCCGCCATCCTCGGAGGCGACTTCAACATCTGCCCCACCCCGCTCGACAGCTGGAACGAGGACGCCCATGCCGGCGAGATCTTCCACACGGACGAGGAGCGCGCTCGCCTGCGCCGACTGGCCGATTGGGGATTCACCGACATCTACCGCGACCGGCATCCGGACACCCAGGCGTTCTCCTGGTGGGATTACCGCGGTGGCGCGTTCCACAAGAAGCAGGGCCTGCGCATCGATTTCCTGCTCGCGACAAGGCCCGCACTCGATCGCGTCACGTCCGTCGAGATCGACCGCGACTACCGCAAAAAACAGGACGGGCTGTCCGCCTCCGATCACGCGCCGGTGATCGCAGATCTCGACTAG
- the gcvP gene encoding aminomethyl-transferring glycine dehydrogenase, translating into MSQPRHSSLDPSDTFAERHIGPSDADVAEMLEVIQCPSLEQLAAETVPGAIRLAEPLKLPGLGERAPGESELLARLRTMAERNVVQRSCIGMGYSDTIVPPVIQRNILENPGWYTQYTPYQAEISQGRLEALINFQTMVADLTGLPLANASLLDEATAAAEAMGMCRAIARKADRFIVAADCHPQTIGVVRTRGSSMGMDVQVVATSDMSFTKGEDCGVLLQYPTTDGRVEDYRDLASRAHDAGATVVMAADLLALTLLAPPGELGADIAVGSTQRFGVPLGYGGPHAAYLSTHEKHARRLPGRLIGVSKDADGANAYRLAIQTREQHIRRDRATSNICTAQVLLAIMAGMYAVYHGPDGLARIAGRVRRLCGALARGLQEAGHETPSGIYFDTIRVTPAGRSGADVMAAADAAGINLRDFGDGSVGIALDETTNRDDVISILGAFGVAAPDLDALADKADLDLPAAFERKSAYLEHPVFHSYRGEHEMLRYLHRLESRDLSLNVSMIPLGSCTMKLNATSEMLPVTWPEFGGIHPYAPKEQTLGYTEMLGQLEAWLGAITGLPAVSLQPNAGSQGEYAGLLAIARYHRSRGDTGRDVCLIPVSAHGTNAATAVTAGFRVAAVACDSNGNVDVEDLRRRAEEFADALGALMITYPSTHGVFEAEIQEICRIIHDAGGQVYMDGANLNAQVGLTSPAQIGADVCHLNLHKTFCIPHGGGGPGMGPIAARAHLEPFLPGDPVSGEGGVSAAPYGSPSILPISWVYIALMGAAGLRRATEIAILNANYMARRLSKGFDVLYSGPGGRVAHEFIIDCRPFEKSAGVNVEDIAKRLMDYGFHAPTMSFPVAGTLMIEPTESEPRAELDRLCDALLTIRQEIREVESGALDKDDNPLKNAPHTAGAVSDDVWSHPYSRRRAAYPAPWLADFKYWPPVGRIDNAYGDRNLFCTCPPLEALAEESA; encoded by the coding sequence ATGAGCCAGCCACGCCACTCGTCGCTCGATCCCTCCGACACCTTTGCCGAGCGCCACATCGGCCCGAGCGACGCCGACGTGGCGGAGATGCTCGAGGTCATCCAGTGTCCCTCCCTCGAGCAGCTGGCCGCGGAGACGGTCCCGGGGGCGATTCGGCTGGCAGAGCCGCTGAAGCTGCCCGGTCTGGGCGAGCGGGCTCCGGGGGAGAGTGAGCTGCTGGCGCGGCTGCGGACGATGGCGGAGCGCAACGTCGTTCAGCGCTCCTGCATCGGGATGGGCTATTCGGACACGATCGTCCCGCCGGTCATCCAGCGGAACATTCTCGAGAATCCCGGTTGGTACACTCAGTACACCCCGTATCAAGCCGAGATCTCGCAGGGACGGCTCGAGGCACTGATCAACTTCCAGACGATGGTCGCCGATCTGACCGGCCTCCCGCTCGCCAACGCCTCGCTTCTGGACGAAGCCACGGCCGCCGCCGAGGCGATGGGGATGTGTCGCGCTATCGCGCGCAAGGCCGACCGGTTCATCGTCGCGGCGGATTGCCATCCGCAGACGATCGGCGTGGTGCGGACGCGCGGGTCCTCGATGGGGATGGACGTTCAAGTCGTGGCGACGTCCGACATGAGCTTTACCAAGGGTGAAGACTGCGGGGTGCTCCTGCAGTATCCGACGACCGACGGCCGCGTGGAAGACTACCGCGATCTCGCCTCGCGCGCGCACGACGCCGGCGCGACGGTCGTGATGGCGGCCGATCTCCTGGCGCTCACCTTGTTGGCGCCTCCGGGCGAGCTGGGCGCGGACATCGCCGTCGGATCTACCCAGCGGTTCGGGGTTCCTCTCGGGTACGGCGGTCCGCACGCGGCGTACCTCTCGACGCACGAGAAGCACGCCCGTCGTCTGCCGGGTCGACTGATCGGCGTGTCGAAGGACGCGGACGGTGCGAACGCGTACCGTCTCGCAATTCAGACGCGGGAGCAGCACATCCGGCGCGATCGCGCGACGAGCAACATCTGCACGGCGCAGGTGCTGCTCGCGATCATGGCCGGCATGTACGCGGTTTACCATGGCCCCGACGGCCTCGCGCGGATCGCCGGGCGGGTTCGTCGTCTGTGTGGTGCTCTGGCGAGGGGTCTGCAGGAGGCCGGGCACGAGACGCCGTCGGGAATCTACTTCGACACGATCCGGGTCACCCCGGCCGGACGAAGTGGCGCCGACGTGATGGCCGCGGCGGATGCGGCTGGCATCAACCTTCGTGATTTTGGGGACGGGTCCGTCGGCATCGCGCTCGACGAGACCACCAACCGTGACGATGTCATCAGTATCCTAGGCGCCTTCGGCGTTGCTGCGCCGGATCTGGACGCGTTGGCCGACAAGGCGGATCTCGATCTGCCGGCGGCGTTCGAGCGGAAGAGTGCCTATCTCGAACACCCGGTGTTCCACTCCTACCGCGGCGAGCACGAGATGCTGCGGTATCTCCACCGGCTCGAGTCGCGCGACCTCTCGCTGAACGTGTCGATGATCCCGCTCGGCTCGTGCACAATGAAGCTCAATGCAACGAGCGAGATGCTCCCTGTGACGTGGCCTGAGTTCGGTGGGATTCATCCTTACGCCCCGAAGGAGCAAACGCTCGGGTACACGGAGATGTTGGGGCAACTCGAAGCGTGGCTCGGTGCGATCACGGGACTGCCCGCGGTCTCGCTCCAGCCCAACGCGGGGTCGCAGGGGGAGTATGCTGGCCTGCTCGCCATCGCGCGCTATCACCGCTCGCGCGGGGACACTGGGCGCGACGTCTGCCTCATTCCGGTTTCCGCACACGGCACGAATGCCGCTACTGCCGTGACGGCCGGCTTCCGGGTGGCGGCGGTCGCGTGTGACTCGAACGGCAACGTGGACGTGGAGGATCTCCGACGTCGCGCCGAGGAGTTCGCCGACGCGCTCGGTGCGTTGATGATTACGTACCCGTCGACCCACGGTGTCTTCGAAGCCGAGATCCAGGAGATCTGTCGAATCATCCACGACGCGGGCGGCCAGGTGTACATGGACGGCGCGAATCTGAACGCACAGGTCGGCCTGACGTCGCCGGCGCAGATTGGCGCCGACGTGTGTCACCTGAACCTGCACAAGACGTTCTGCATTCCGCATGGCGGGGGCGGTCCAGGCATGGGGCCGATCGCGGCCCGCGCTCATCTGGAGCCGTTTCTGCCGGGTGACCCGGTGAGCGGGGAGGGTGGCGTCTCGGCCGCGCCCTACGGGAGCCCCAGCATTCTGCCGATCAGTTGGGTCTACATCGCGCTCATGGGTGCCGCGGGGCTTCGCCGGGCGACGGAGATCGCGATCCTGAACGCGAACTACATGGCTCGACGCCTCTCCAAGGGATTCGACGTTCTCTACTCGGGCCCGGGCGGCCGGGTCGCGCACGAGTTCATCATCGATTGTCGGCCCTTCGAGAAGAGCGCGGGCGTGAACGTCGAGGACATTGCCAAGCGTCTCATGGACTACGGCTTCCACGCGCCGACAATGAGCTTCCCCGTCGCCGGGACGCTGATGATCGAGCCGACCGAGAGCGAGCCCCGGGCGGAGCTCGACCGGCTCTGTGACGCCCTCCTCACGATCCGACAAGAGATTCGCGAGGTGGAGAGCGGCGCGCTCGACAAGGACGACAACCCGCTGAAGAATGCCCCGCACACCGCGGGGGCGGTCAGCGACGACGTGTGGTCCCACCCGTACTCGCGCCGACGCGCCGCCTACCCGGCGCCGTGGCTGGCCGACTTCAAGTACTGGCCGCCCGTCGGTCGGATCGACAACGCGTACGGCGATCGCAACCTGTTCTGCACGTGCCCGCCACTAGAAGCGCTGGCGGAGGAGTCGGCCTAG
- a CDS encoding long-chain fatty acid--CoA ligase — MSNNKITSEEIARQVEGKTVPSVFLETMKAHRDRVALRWKQDDGSFGEWTFGDYGEKVARAAAGLAALGIERGDRVVLMLRNIPEFHFLDLAVNFLGATSISIYNSSSAEQVHYLVDHSEAKLGIVEDMGFLARFLEVKDRLPKLGKLGILNDPDGAAASDVFRVESLLATAPLDLDEAAKIAQPEDLATMIYTSGTTGPPKGVMLSQANIAWTCESFKGALEIENLPGKKLISYLPMAHIAERMVSHYQQIFYAFEVTSCPDASAIGEYARAVRPNIMFGVPRVWEKIYAGINAALAVDADKQKSFGEALEAAKPLAEAISWERATDVEKETYEFFDKVAFRPVRQLVGLDELELALTGAAPIPAEMLQWFRTIGVPLAELYGMSESSGPMTCSAKKVKPGSVGRAIPGCDVRLAEDGEVICRGGNVFSGYLKSPDKTAEALDADGWLHSGDIGEVDDEGYFKIVDRKKELIITAGGKNISPANLESALKMIPLIGQACAIGDRRPFVSALLVLDPDTAKTFAAAENIEHGSLADLAAHPQVVEAVQNGLEAAMADFNNAERVKKVKILGEEWLPDSECLTPTSKLKRRGIHQRYEAEIEGLYER, encoded by the coding sequence ATGTCCAACAACAAGATCACCAGCGAAGAGATCGCACGCCAGGTCGAAGGCAAGACCGTCCCGAGCGTGTTCCTCGAAACCATGAAGGCTCACCGGGACCGCGTCGCCCTGCGGTGGAAACAGGACGACGGCTCCTTCGGCGAGTGGACGTTCGGGGACTACGGAGAAAAGGTCGCTCGAGCCGCCGCCGGACTCGCGGCTCTCGGAATCGAGCGCGGTGACCGCGTCGTGCTCATGCTCCGCAACATCCCCGAGTTCCACTTCCTGGATCTCGCCGTGAACTTCCTCGGCGCCACCTCCATTTCGATCTACAACTCGTCCTCCGCCGAACAGGTCCACTATCTCGTCGACCATTCCGAGGCGAAGCTCGGCATCGTCGAGGACATGGGATTCCTGGCCCGCTTTCTCGAGGTGAAGGACCGTCTGCCGAAGCTCGGCAAGCTCGGCATCCTGAACGATCCCGACGGGGCCGCCGCGAGCGATGTGTTCCGCGTCGAGTCGCTGCTCGCGACCGCGCCGCTCGACCTCGACGAAGCGGCGAAGATCGCCCAGCCCGAGGATCTCGCGACGATGATCTACACGTCGGGGACCACCGGGCCGCCGAAGGGCGTCATGCTCTCACAGGCGAACATCGCGTGGACGTGCGAGTCCTTCAAAGGCGCCCTCGAGATCGAGAACCTCCCCGGAAAGAAGCTAATCTCCTATCTCCCGATGGCTCACATCGCCGAGCGGATGGTGAGCCACTACCAGCAGATCTTCTACGCGTTCGAGGTCACCTCCTGCCCCGACGCATCGGCGATCGGTGAGTACGCCCGCGCCGTGCGGCCAAATATCATGTTCGGCGTCCCGCGCGTGTGGGAGAAGATCTACGCGGGCATCAACGCCGCCCTCGCGGTCGACGCCGACAAGCAGAAGAGCTTCGGCGAAGCACTCGAGGCGGCGAAGCCCCTCGCGGAGGCCATCAGTTGGGAACGCGCCACCGACGTCGAGAAGGAGACCTACGAGTTCTTCGACAAGGTCGCCTTCCGTCCGGTGCGCCAGCTGGTCGGTCTCGATGAACTCGAGCTCGCGTTGACCGGAGCGGCTCCGATTCCTGCGGAGATGCTCCAGTGGTTCCGCACCATCGGCGTTCCGTTGGCGGAGCTCTACGGCATGTCCGAGTCGAGCGGGCCGATGACGTGCTCAGCGAAGAAGGTGAAGCCCGGCAGCGTCGGTCGCGCGATCCCCGGCTGTGACGTCCGACTCGCGGAGGACGGCGAAGTCATCTGTCGGGGCGGCAACGTCTTCAGCGGCTACCTGAAGAGCCCCGACAAGACCGCCGAGGCCCTGGATGCCGACGGCTGGCTCCACTCCGGCGACATCGGCGAGGTCGACGACGAGGGATACTTCAAGATCGTCGACCGCAAGAAAGAACTCATCATCACCGCCGGCGGCAAGAACATCAGCCCGGCGAACCTCGAGTCCGCGCTCAAGATGATCCCGCTGATCGGCCAGGCGTGCGCTATCGGCGACCGCCGACCGTTCGTGTCGGCGCTCCTGGTCCTCGACCCGGATACGGCCAAGACCTTCGCCGCGGCTGAGAACATCGAACACGGCTCCCTCGCCGACCTCGCGGCACACCCCCAGGTGGTGGAAGCCGTCCAAAACGGGCTCGAAGCCGCAATGGCCGACTTCAACAACGCCGAGCGGGTGAAGAAGGTGAAGATCCTCGGAGAAGAGTGGCTCCCGGATTCGGAGTGCCTCACCCCGACCTCGAAGCTCAAGCGGAGGGGCATCCACCAGCGCTACGAAGCCGAGATCGAAGGTCTGTACGAGCGCTGA
- a CDS encoding DUF1501 domain-containing protein, whose translation MAISRRQFLGRSGAVAGGVVGASLFGNPFTRDAMAMTLGDRYVVSLYLDGGNDGLNTITPVDNGGSGALRADYEAARNTGSGGIRLSSGELLVPGGPSLLDPNTGSQLGFHPGLYGLSNLYGQGKVAVIQGCGYPNASLSHDTSAKVWERADPNRSGISTGWVGRHLAAHFGPSDIPAVAVRGSIPGEFDQTTTSVLTVSRVEQFNFPYDSSNGSDSTFRRNALMALADESLLSGQPVQSQVGAADKSTLLAADSYPGLHDAYEDDRPSFDQMYDDLGTSAARDLREISKIIYGVENAVPNVNARYFELRNGGYDNHSDQGGGSPGGRHYNNHEEVGQALETFYADCDDMGVADKLIVFVWSEFSRRILQNDTGTDHGTQGPMFVLGGTVNGGVYGNHPDIADGSLESGNTIYTQDVANPYRSTDFRDVYGTIMKHWVNVPHATVLSNLLPLDTGDPNERWATENFDMGFL comes from the coding sequence ATGGCTATTTCTCGCAGGCAGTTTCTCGGCCGCAGCGGAGCGGTTGCCGGCGGCGTCGTCGGCGCCAGTCTCTTCGGCAATCCATTCACGCGTGACGCGATGGCGATGACGCTCGGCGATCGATACGTCGTCTCGCTCTACCTCGATGGAGGCAACGACGGCCTCAACACGATCACGCCGGTAGACAACGGCGGCTCCGGCGCCCTTCGCGCCGACTATGAAGCGGCGCGCAACACCGGCAGCGGGGGAATCCGTCTCTCCTCGGGCGAGCTGCTCGTTCCGGGCGGCCCTTCCCTCCTCGACCCCAACACCGGGTCGCAGCTCGGCTTCCATCCGGGCCTCTACGGACTCTCGAACCTCTACGGCCAGGGCAAGGTCGCCGTGATCCAGGGCTGCGGGTACCCGAACGCAAGCCTGTCGCACGACACCTCCGCCAAGGTCTGGGAGCGCGCGGATCCAAATCGTTCCGGGATCAGCACGGGCTGGGTCGGCCGACATCTCGCGGCGCACTTCGGCCCCTCGGACATTCCGGCAGTCGCGGTTCGAGGGTCGATCCCCGGCGAGTTCGATCAGACCACTACGAGCGTGCTGACGGTCTCGCGCGTGGAGCAGTTCAACTTCCCATACGACAGCAGCAATGGCTCCGACTCGACCTTCCGGCGAAACGCCTTGATGGCACTAGCCGACGAGTCTCTGCTCTCCGGCCAGCCGGTCCAATCGCAAGTCGGCGCGGCTGACAAATCGACGCTCCTCGCGGCCGATAGCTACCCGGGCCTGCACGACGCCTACGAGGACGACCGACCGTCGTTCGATCAGATGTACGACGACCTCGGGACCAGCGCGGCTCGAGACCTTCGTGAGATCTCGAAAATCATCTACGGCGTCGAGAACGCAGTCCCCAACGTGAACGCTCGCTACTTCGAGCTACGCAACGGCGGGTACGACAACCACTCCGACCAGGGCGGCGGGAGCCCGGGCGGACGACACTACAACAACCACGAGGAGGTCGGGCAGGCGCTCGAGACCTTCTACGCTGATTGCGACGACATGGGCGTGGCGGACAAGCTCATCGTCTTCGTCTGGAGCGAATTCTCCCGCCGGATCCTACAGAACGACACGGGGACGGACCATGGCACGCAAGGGCCGATGTTCGTGCTCGGCGGCACGGTCAACGGCGGCGTCTACGGGAACCACCCCGACATCGCCGACGGCTCCCTCGAAAGCGGGAATACCATCTACACCCAGGACGTCGCGAACCCGTACCGCTCGACGGACTTTCGGGACGTGTACGGGACCATCATGAAGCACTGGGTGAACGTGCCGCACGCCACCGTGCTCTCCAATCTTCTCCCGCTCGACACCGGTGATCCGAATGAGCGGTGGGCCACCGAGAACTTCGACATGGGTTTCCTCTAG
- a CDS encoding DUF456 family protein, whose translation MMGAMEWLSIGLALLFTLLGLGCLLLTAVGLPGTWLMIGLAAAFEVLRGSVGGGADGASVWWTIGICAALAGVGEVIETAAGAAGSHAGGGTSRGMIGAVLGGIVGGIAFTPIIPIPLVGTLVGAMIGTFAGALAGELTGEAAQDGGESLRAAAGATVGRLLGSMGKTLVGAVVWVLLTIRLFTF comes from the coding sequence ATGATGGGGGCAATGGAATGGCTCTCCATCGGGCTCGCCTTGCTGTTCACCCTACTCGGCCTGGGCTGCCTGCTCCTCACAGCGGTCGGGCTTCCGGGCACCTGGCTGATGATCGGCCTGGCCGCCGCGTTCGAGGTGCTGCGCGGCTCGGTCGGTGGCGGTGCCGATGGGGCGTCGGTTTGGTGGACGATCGGCATTTGTGCAGCACTCGCCGGTGTCGGCGAGGTGATCGAAACCGCAGCCGGAGCCGCCGGAAGCCACGCAGGCGGCGGAACCAGCCGCGGAATGATCGGGGCCGTCCTAGGCGGGATCGTCGGAGGCATCGCCTTTACGCCGATCATCCCAATCCCGCTGGTCGGCACGCTGGTCGGCGCGATGATCGGGACGTTCGCGGGGGCGCTCGCGGGAGAGTTGACCGGCGAAGCAGCCCAGGACGGCGGCGAGTCCCTGCGCGCGGCAGCCGGCGCGACGGTGGGTCGGCTTCTCGGGTCCATGGGGAAGACCCTGGTCGGTGCCGTCGTCTGGGTCCTCCTCACGATTCGCCTGTTCACTTTCTGA
- a CDS encoding DUF1800 family protein: MGDENTALSAGDVRHLLRRTGFGAKPKEVEKMSAKYPTRGAAADKLLKFKPANFRPGGKDIRARQVSWFKYMLKGKRALQEKMVLFLHDHFATNNDTLGDDLQMANQNRLLRQGCIGDFKQLVKDINLDPAMMDFLDTVRNRKEQPNENYPRELLELFTVGVTDFQGNNNYEQEDIVQIARAFSGWRLNEKDDPFLQESRHDFMEDFPKRGPKVIFQTTGSFGPGGRSFTTLGEGATEIEEVIDILFEHTDSDGENTVARRIARRLLEYFAHGAYATSDPPTAAAADAVIAESGFDSNWDLGALIRAILVSDAFYETAGSGPATPRSVKWPIDYAVTSMRLLGMKLKGKDARLDGGARRRIVDHLSDMGQELFDPPSVFGWDWENSWITSRTVLSRAIFARDLTVARGNSATGFRPHKLMDTELTDPPAIVDAVTDVLGVSDRISPTERAILIDYLTDEGVQSSIDLENEDVVERKLAGLFAVVMQSPAYQLH, from the coding sequence ATGGGAGACGAGAATACCGCCTTGTCGGCGGGAGACGTGCGCCACCTTTTGCGCCGCACCGGATTCGGAGCGAAGCCGAAAGAGGTGGAGAAGATGTCGGCGAAGTACCCCACGCGTGGGGCGGCCGCTGACAAGCTCTTGAAGTTCAAACCAGCGAACTTTCGTCCGGGCGGCAAAGACATACGCGCCCGGCAGGTCAGTTGGTTCAAGTACATGCTGAAGGGGAAGCGAGCACTGCAGGAAAAGATGGTGCTGTTCCTGCACGATCATTTCGCGACGAACAACGACACCCTCGGCGATGACCTGCAGATGGCGAATCAGAACCGCCTTCTGCGCCAAGGCTGCATCGGGGACTTCAAGCAGCTGGTGAAGGACATCAATCTCGACCCGGCGATGATGGACTTCCTGGACACGGTCCGGAATCGCAAAGAACAACCGAACGAGAACTACCCGCGCGAACTCCTGGAGCTCTTCACCGTCGGAGTGACGGACTTCCAGGGAAACAACAACTACGAACAGGAAGACATCGTCCAGATCGCGCGTGCGTTCAGTGGATGGCGTCTCAACGAGAAAGACGACCCCTTCCTGCAAGAAAGCCGGCACGACTTCATGGAGGACTTCCCCAAGCGGGGGCCGAAGGTGATCTTCCAGACCACCGGCAGCTTCGGGCCGGGTGGGCGCTCGTTCACGACGCTCGGTGAAGGGGCGACGGAGATCGAGGAGGTGATCGACATCCTCTTCGAGCACACCGACTCGGACGGCGAGAACACCGTCGCTCGCCGGATTGCCCGACGCCTCCTCGAGTACTTTGCCCACGGGGCGTACGCGACGTCGGACCCGCCTACGGCTGCCGCTGCGGACGCGGTCATCGCGGAATCCGGCTTCGATTCGAACTGGGACCTTGGCGCATTGATCCGCGCGATCCTCGTGAGCGATGCGTTCTACGAGACCGCCGGTTCGGGCCCGGCGACACCGCGCTCCGTGAAGTGGCCGATCGACTACGCGGTCACCTCGATGCGGCTCCTCGGAATGAAGCTGAAGGGCAAGGATGCCCGACTCGACGGCGGCGCGCGGCGCCGCATCGTCGACCACCTTTCCGACATGGGCCAGGAACTCTTCGACCCTCCGAGCGTATTCGGCTGGGATTGGGAGAACTCGTGGATCACGAGCCGCACGGTGCTGTCGCGGGCGATCTTCGCGCGCGATCTCACGGTCGCCCGCGGAAACAGTGCGACCGGCTTTCGACCACACAAGTTGATGGACACCGAACTCACCGACCCGCCGGCGATCGTCGACGCGGTAACGGACGTTCTCGGCGTTTCCGATCGGATCTCTCCTACGGAGCGCGCGATCTTGATCGACTACCTGACCGACGAGGGCGTCCAGTCCTCCATCGACCTCGAAAACGAGGACGTCGTCGAGCGCAAGCTCGCCGGCCTTTTCGCCGTCGTGATGCAATCGCCGGCCTACCAGCTCCACTAG
- a CDS encoding CBS domain-containing protein, which translates to MKTVQELLQSKGNDIWSVSPEDSVFAALELMAEKGIGAVLVLEGSDVAGILSERDYARQVVLKGKASRDTPVREIMTTELFVVTPQKTVEECMALMTQRRVRHLPVLVGDRLDGLLSIGDIVKAVISEKQDQIEQLETYINQG; encoded by the coding sequence ATGAAGACCGTTCAGGAACTCTTGCAGTCGAAAGGAAACGACATCTGGTCGGTTTCCCCGGAGGATAGCGTCTTCGCGGCGCTGGAGCTGATGGCTGAGAAGGGCATCGGTGCCGTGCTGGTTCTCGAAGGCTCGGATGTCGCTGGCATCCTCTCGGAGCGCGACTATGCCCGCCAGGTGGTCCTGAAAGGGAAGGCCTCGCGGGACACCCCCGTTCGCGAAATCATGACGACCGAGCTGTTCGTCGTGACGCCGCAGAAGACGGTGGAGGAGTGCATGGCCCTCATGACCCAGAGGCGGGTTCGCCACCTGCCTGTCTTGGTGGGAGACCGGCTCGACGGCTTGCTCTCGATCGGCGACATCGTGAAAGCGGTGATCTCGGAGAAGCAGGACCAGATCGAGCAGCTCGAGACCTACATCAACCAGGGCTGA
- the sthA gene encoding Si-specific NAD(P)(+) transhydrogenase has product MSQEHFDLLVIGSGPAGQKGAINAAKLGKRVAIADGALVLGGTCLHTGTIPSKSLREAVLYLSGYRQKAFYGKSYAVQRRVTFRDLSLRVSEVVDRELDVVRDQLARNRVEILDGHATFVDPNTVEIKRDNGISIRASADGILIACGARPAHSPTVPVDGRRIFDSDQFVSESRGDQEVVRSLIVVGAGVIGLEYAAMATALGADVTIIDGRRDVLEFVDREILEALFYNLRENNATLRFGEKVVSVGIDDRDRVSAQLESGKKVAADTLLFTVGRQANGDRLGLEAAGVEVDKRGRIQVDENFQTTASHIYAAGDVIGFPALASTSMEQGRIASCHMFGVPFKHTPELFPYGIYTLPEISMVGKTEEQLTDAKIPYEVGMARFSELARGQMIGDRTGRLKILFDPDSLKLLGVHIIGDGAAELVHIGQTVMYFGGTIEFLRDAVFNYPTLAEGYKVAAFDGLNKL; this is encoded by the coding sequence ATGTCACAAGAGCATTTCGATCTACTCGTCATTGGGAGCGGACCCGCGGGCCAGAAGGGCGCGATCAACGCAGCCAAGCTCGGCAAGCGGGTCGCGATCGCCGACGGCGCGCTCGTCCTGGGCGGTACCTGCCTCCACACCGGCACGATCCCGAGCAAGTCCCTCCGAGAGGCCGTCCTGTACCTCTCCGGGTACCGGCAGAAGGCGTTCTACGGGAAAAGTTACGCCGTCCAGCGCCGGGTCACGTTCCGCGATCTCTCGCTCCGCGTGTCCGAAGTCGTCGATCGCGAACTCGACGTGGTTCGCGATCAGCTCGCCCGCAACCGCGTCGAGATCCTCGACGGACACGCTACCTTCGTCGATCCAAACACAGTCGAGATCAAACGCGACAACGGGATTTCGATCCGTGCCTCCGCCGACGGGATCCTGATCGCCTGCGGTGCGCGGCCCGCCCACTCGCCTACCGTGCCGGTCGACGGCCGCCGCATCTTCGACTCCGATCAGTTCGTGAGCGAGTCCCGCGGGGACCAGGAGGTCGTGCGCTCCCTCATCGTCGTGGGCGCCGGCGTGATCGGCCTCGAGTACGCGGCGATGGCCACGGCGCTCGGCGCGGACGTGACGATCATCGATGGTCGCCGCGACGTCCTCGAGTTCGTAGATCGCGAAATTCTGGAGGCGCTGTTCTACAACCTCCGAGAGAACAACGCGACGCTGCGTTTCGGCGAGAAGGTCGTGTCGGTGGGCATCGACGATCGCGACCGCGTGTCCGCGCAGCTCGAGAGCGGGAAGAAGGTCGCCGCCGACACGCTTCTCTTCACCGTCGGGCGACAAGCAAACGGAGATCGCCTCGGGCTAGAGGCCGCCGGGGTCGAGGTCGACAAGCGCGGACGAATCCAGGTCGACGAAAACTTCCAGACGACCGCCTCGCACATCTACGCCGCGGGCGACGTGATCGGCTTTCCCGCCTTGGCGTCCACCTCGATGGAACAGGGACGAATCGCGAGCTGCCACATGTTCGGCGTGCCGTTCAAGCACACGCCGGAGCTCTTCCCCTATGGGATCTATACTCTCCCGGAGATCTCGATGGTCGGCAAGACCGAAGAGCAGCTCACGGACGCCAAGATCCCGTACGAGGTCGGCATGGCCCGCTTCAGCGAGCTCGCCCGGGGACAGATGATCGGCGACCGCACCGGCCGTCTCAAGATTCTATTCGATCCCGATAGCCTGAAGCTGCTCGGCGTTCACATCATCGGCGACGGCGCCGCCGAACTCGTCCACATCGGCCAGACCGTGATGTACTTCGGCGGCACCATCGAGTTCCTCCGCGACGCCGTCTTCAACTACCCAACTCTCGCCGAGGGCTACAAGGTCGCGGCGTTCGACGGGTTGAACAAGCTCTGA